A single window of Toxotes jaculatrix isolate fToxJac2 chromosome 4, fToxJac2.pri, whole genome shotgun sequence DNA harbors:
- the pex6 gene encoding peroxisome assembly factor 2 isoform X2 translates to MAVQVELCCLESFPAHLNPLDALILKSNLPSVFQNDTDPPVVLFTPQRPQGSGRPGVLLRVHTATEEETAGRGERNSPRADTESGCRVRLYTSRFFMRHHGLQRLGSSGTVRVLEPVSLDRVVLGARSRQSLRWAGAEQFTGALLELCRTGQWLLARQGDPLLLPRHPLLGEDPGQQQLSDLMVLECSPVTQGRITADTSLVLTDCWDSVDPPGAPPPCRPLRLCVSDFAHYADGLGGGRSLLDNRKLLGSGFSGILQALECRVDVRVVDSQRWTGVKGQQGAAVDVDSCVFVSKQLLLRLGLFNQEWVKLSRVGGSPRPPAGQSDVKWDVCRDRLVSVVVVDLTQSPDLQNHDEAGFISATLWFNMTEGEAIPANCCSLRMKRWRPSPPEPGGRSDSSCRSASPPFARELHIQPVVSLYNNLSCYDNLLSEHFSTPRLVSQGDILSVPAEKHPDLLENNSEGIHRCPVLFFRVQKVCPSVREEEEGGGGAHLADRLHTSLYMGASTNSPVPCCSVDGASLWSGLSPPGLNRTVDLISSIILPHLYHSSSLSGCTILLHGPAGSGKVTVVGAASRRLNLHLLKVDCVSVCADTPAASEVKLTSAFQRADAVRPCILLLRNLQLLLRPRGAVEEDGRVRASLCQLLSSAPTSVAVVATVCRPRDLSAGVVAAFVHQVALESPTEEQRRSMLVSLSRDLHLGRDVNLERLAKLTAGFVLGDLRALLAEAGRAACRRLIHTCGGRREEDLCSSGVTVLNQDFTSALDTLQDAQSKSIGAPKIPHVRWEDVGGLQQVKKEILDTVQLPLQRPELLSLGLNRTGVLLYGPPGTGKTLLAKAVATECSMTFLSVKGPELINMYVGQSEENIREVFCRARSAAPCVVFFDELDSLAPSRGRSGDSGGVMDRVVSQLLAELDALHSSVGVFVIGATNRPDLLDQSLLRPGRFDKLVYVGINEDRVSQLQVLQAILRKFQLDPMVNLQEVVDRCPTHMTGADLYALCSDAMTASIKRKISLIDSGLDSEDSPVLLSVEDFSTALENFKPSVSDQELLRYKNIQQKLTVK, encoded by the exons ATGGCGGTGCAGGTGGAGCTGTGCTGTCTGGAGAGTTTCCCCGCACACCTGAACCCTCTGGATGCGTTGATATTAAAGTCGAACCTGCCTTCAGTTTTCCAGAATGACACGGACCCGCCCGTCGTCCTCTTCACCCCGCAGCGGCCTCAGGGCTCCGGGAGGCCGGGTGTTTTGCTGCGAGTTCACACGGCCACCGAGGAGGAGACGGCGGGCCGCGGAGAGAGAAACTCCCCCAGAGCCGACACGGAGTCCGGCTGCCGGGTCCGTCTGTACACCAGCCGCTTCTTCATGCGGCACCACGGGCTCCAGCGGCTTGGCAGCTCCGGGACCGTCCGGGTCCTGGAGCCCGTCAGCCTGGACAGAGTGGTGCTGGGAGCCCGCAGCAGGCAGAGCCTCCGCTGGGCCGGAGCCGAGCAGTTCACCGGCGCGCTGCTGGAGCTCTGCCGCACGGGACAGTGGCTGCTGGCCCGGCAGGGAGACCCGCTGCTGCTACCCCGACACCCGCTGCTGGGAGAGGACCCGGGACAG CAGCAGCTGTCGGACCTGATGGTGTTGGAGTGCAGTCCTGTAACACAGGGACGGATCACAGCCGACACCTCTCTGGTTCTCACAGACTGCTGGGACTCGGTGGACCCCCCAGGTGCCCCCCCACCCTGCAGGCCgctcagactgtgtgtgtcagactttGCTCATTACGCCGACGGCCTCGGAGGGGGGCGATCTCTTCTCGACAACAGGAAGCTGCTGGGCTCTGGGTTCTCGGGAATCCTGCAGGCGCTGGAGTGCAGGGTAGACGTCCGGGTGGTGGACTCTCAGCGATGgactggggtcaaaggtcagcaggGAGCCGCTGTGGATGtggacagctgtgtgtttgtgagcaaacagctgcttctcAGGCTGGGGCTGTTTAACCAGGAGTGGGTGAAGCTGTCCAGGGTGGGCGGATCCCCGAGACCTCCAGCAGGTCAGAGTGACGTCAAGTGGGACGTCTGCAGAGACCGACTGGTCTCTGTGGTGGTCGTGGATTTAACACAGAGTCCAGACCTGCAGAACCATGATGAAGCTGGGTTCATATCAGCGACGCTGTGGTTCAACATGACTGAAGGAGAAGCGATCCCGGCGAACTGCTGCTCGCTGAGGATGAAG aGGTGGAGACCGTCTCCTCCGGAGCCCGGAGGTCGCTCCGACAGTTCCTGTCGCTCGGCTTCTCCACCGTTCGCCCGCGAGCTTCACATCCAGCCGGTCGTTTCTCTTTACAACAACCTCAGCTGCTACGACAACCTGCTGTCTGAGCACTTCAGCACTCCCAG aCTGGTTTCACAGGGAGACATCTTATCAGTTCCAGCTGAGAAGCATCCAGACCTGCTGGAGAACAACTCAGAGGGCATCCACAG GTGTCCAGTGCTGTTCTTCAGAGTGCAGAAGGTGTGTCCATCtgtaagagaagaagaagaaggaggaggaggagctcacCTGGCCGACAGACTTCACACCTCACTCTAcatg gGAGCGTCCACCAACAGCCCCGtcccctgctgctctgtggacGGAGCCTCGCTGTGGAGCGGCCTGTCTCCTCCGGGCCTCAACAGGACCGTCGACCTCATCAGCAGCATCATCCTGCCCCACCTGTACCACAG CAGCTCCCTGTCCGGTTGCACCATCCTCCTTCACGGTCCCGCAGGAAGTGGTAAGGTGACGGTGGTCGGCGCAGCGAGTCGCAGACTGAACCTGCACCTGCTGAAG GTGGactgtgtgagcgtgtgcgcCGACACTCCTGCAGCCTCAGAGGTGAAGCTGACGTCTGCGTTTCAGCGGGCCGACGCCGTGCGGCCCTGCATCCTGCTGCTCAGGAACCTGCAGCTCCTGCTCAGACCCCGAGGGGCCGTGGAGGAGGACGGCAGGGTCCGGGCCTCGCTCTGCCAGCTGCTCAGCAGTGCCCCCACCAG tgtggcGGTGGTGGCGACGGTCTGCAGGCCTCGGGATCTGTCTGCGGGGGTCGTTGCAGCGTTTGTCCACCAGGTGGCGCTAGAGAGTCCCACTGAAGAGCAGCGGCGCTCCATGCTGGTCAGCCTGAGCCGAGACCTTCACCTGGGGAGAGACGTCAACCTGGAGAGACTCGCCAAACTCACAGCG GGTTTTGTGTTGGGGGATCTGAGAGCTCTGCTGGCTGAGGCTGGCAGAGCTGCCTGCAGGAGGCTGATCCACACCTG cggTGGCCGGCGGGAGGAGGACCTGTGCTCCAGTGGAGTGACCGTTCTGAACCAGGACTTCACCTCTGCCCTTGACACCCTGCAGGACGCCCAGTCCAAGTCCATCGGAGCCCCGAAG ATCCCTCACGTGCGATGGGAGGACGTTGGAGGTCTGCAGCAGGTGAAGAAAGAGATCCTGGACACGGTTCAGCTTCCTCTGCAGCGTCCAGAGCTCCTGTCTCTGGGTCTGAACCGGACCGGAGTCCTGCTGTATGGACCACCAGGAACAGGAAAAACCCTGCTGGCCAAAGCCGTGGCCACAGAGTGCTCCATGACCTTCCTCAG TGTTAAAGGTCCAGAGCTCATCAACATGTACGTGGGTCAGAGTGAAGAGAATATCAGAGAAG TGTTCTGCAGAGCGCGCTCAGCAGCTCCCTGTGTCGTCTTCTTTGATGAGCTGGACTCTCTggctcccagcagggggcgcagTGGAGACTCTGGCGGGGTGATGGACAG AGTGGTTTCTCAGCTTCTGGCCGAGCTCGACGCTCTGCACTCGTCTGTTGGGGTTTTTGTGATCGGAGCCACAAACCGTCCGGACCTGCTGGACCAGTCACTGCTGAGGCCCGGCAG GTTTGATAAGCTGGTCTACGTTGGCATCAACGAGGATCGAGTCTCTCAGCTCCAGGTTCTTCAGGCCATCCTCAGAAA GTTCCAGTTGGACCCCATGGTGAACCTGCAGGAGGTGGTGGATCGTTGTCCGACTCACATGACTGGCGCTGACCTTTATGCTCTCTGTTCAGACGCCATGACGGCCTCCATCAAGAGGAAGATCTCTCTCATTGACAGCg GTCTGGACTCAGAGGactctcctgtcctcctctctgttgaGGATTTCTCTACAGCGTTAGAAAACTTCAAACCGTCTGTTTCAGACCAGGAGCTGCTGCgatacaaaaacattcaacagaAACTCACTGTGAAGTAG